A genomic stretch from Mustelus asterias unplaced genomic scaffold, sMusAst1.hap1.1 HAP1_SCAFFOLD_63, whole genome shotgun sequence includes:
- the LOC144483324 gene encoding uncharacterized protein LOC144483324: MEKPWKCGDCGKRYRAPSELEDHRRSHTGERPFTCSQCGEGFTRVSQLQRHQRAHTGERPFTCSQCGNGFTRSSSLQAHQRVHTGERPFTCSQCEKGFSQLANLQRHQRVHTGERPFTCSQCEKGFSHLANLQRHQRVHTGERPFTCFQCGKGFTDLSTLRRHQRVHTGEWPFTCSMCGKGFSQLAELQTHQRVHTGERPFTCSQCEKGFTDLFTLRSHQRVHTGEWPFTCSECEKGFSQLSNLQRHQRVHTGERSFTCSHCGKGFTDLSTLRRHQRVHTGEWPFTCSMCGKGFSQLAKLETHQRIHTGERPFTCSQCGKGFTDLFTLRTHQRVHTGERPFTCSQCGKGFSQLSNLQKHQRVHTGERPFTCSQCGKGFSQLSNLQTHQRLHTGERPFTCSQCGKGFRVSSALLRHQNAHE; encoded by the coding sequence atggagaaaccatggaaatgtggggactgtgggaagagatacagagccccatcagagctggaagatcatcggcgcagccacactggggagagaccatttacttgctctcagtgtggggagggattcactcgggtatcccagctgcagagacaccagcgagctcacactggggagaggcccttcacctgctctcagtgtgggaatggattcactcggtcatccagcctgcaggcacaccagcgagttcacactggggagagaccgttcacctgctctcagtgtgagaaggggttcagtcaattggctaacctgcagagacaccagcgagttcacactggggagaggccgttcacctgctctcagtgtgagaaaggattcagtCATTTAgctaacctgcagagacaccagcgagttcacacaggggagagacctttcacctgctttcagtgtgggaagggattcactgatttatccaccctgcggagacaccagcgagttcacactggggagtggccgttcacctgctctatgtgtgggaaggggttcagtcaattagctgagctgcagacgcaccagcgagttcacactggggagagaccattcacctgctctcagtgtgagaaggggttcactgatttattcaccctgcggagtcaccagcgagttcacactggggagtggccgttcacctgctctgagtgtgagaaggggttcagtcaattatctaacctgcagagacaccagcgagttcacactggggagagatcgttcacctgctctcattgtgggaagggattcactgatttatccactctgcggagacaccagcgagttcacactggggagtggcctttcacctgctctatgtgtgggaaggggtttagtCAATTAGCTAAGCTGGAGacccaccagcgaattcacactggggagagaccgttcacctgctctcagtgtgggaagggattcactgatttattcaccctgcggactcaccagcgagttcacactggggagaggccgttcacctgctctcagtgcgggaaggggttcagtcaattatctaacctgcagaaacaccagcgagttcacactggggagagaccgttcacctgctctcagtgcgggaaggggttcagtcaattatctaacctgcagacgcaccagcgccttcatactggggagagaccgttcacctgctctcagtgtgggaagggtttcagagtttcatccgccctgctgagacaccaaaatgctcatgagtga
- the LOC144483354 gene encoding uncharacterized protein LOC144483354: protein MCGKGFSQSSNLLTHQRVHSAERPFTCSVCGKGFSHLSYLLKHQRVHTGERPFTCNVCGKGFIQSSHLLTHRRVHKGLQGMELNVMLRPVAICVVVLDAVRVSSPSQTGRLFTVITSN from the exons atgtgtgggaagggattcagtcagtcatccaacctgctgacacatcagagagttcacagtgcggagagaccatttacctgctctgtctgtgggaagggattttctcatttatcttatcttctgaaacaccagcgagttcacactggggagaggccgttcacctgtaatgtctgtggaaagggatttattcagtcatcccacctgctaacacaccggcgagttcacaagggactgcaag GAATGGAgctgaatgtaatgctgagaccagtagcaatctgtgtggttgttcttgatgctgtcagagtgagttcaccctcacagacaggaagactgttcacagtgataacatcaaactga